In Triplophysa dalaica isolate WHDGS20190420 chromosome 19, ASM1584641v1, whole genome shotgun sequence, the sequence GGCACGACTGTTTGTTCATTAGTCACTGGCCATTCAGTGGGACGTCCTATGAACAAACGGCAAaatgtaagaataaaataaaaatactgtgcTATTCTATACAAACACTTTAGCATGTTTTTATCCTGAAAAGAACTCAAttatgacacaaacacaccaccAAACCTAATAATATGTAAAGGTTGATATACAAACTACTTCATTAGCTTCAATATGAAGAGTCTAAAAAACTCAATGCAAGTTGCAGAAAGAATCAGTCTGCATGCTGTGACCATTACTAATCACATGCAAAGACTCTTCTGTAAACACACAAGCCCTGATTTAAACTAACCTTCAACCTGCAAAGCCTTCAGATAGTTACACTGAAACACACGGACAAAATAATAGACAGcagaagagagaagaaaatgtaaatatatagagAGAAATACTACAGAGCAGATAAACTAATGTTGTGAAATTATATAGTCAAACCTCTTCAAAGCTCACGACATGAATACACTAAACTGATCAcgattttaaaagtaaagtacttttaaatatgaaaacatgtgCCCTTTAACAGCTAGCATTATTTTGAGTGAACCGTGTTTGTCTTTAAGGTCCTGCAGACCACAACACGtcacatgcaaaaacaaaataaagtaatattatgaaaaaagaGCTGCAATgttcaattatatttaaaagagTTGCATTCAAGACTACTGCATtatgaaaaattacaaaatgtaggATTTTACTCTATTTACACAATACAACCAGATGTTCATACTTTTCCTCATGTAAAACCACAGCGGAATCAACTGCAGTATCTGTTCATTTCTATGGAAATATCAATATTctatattaaaggggtcatatgacacagctaaaaataatattatccTTTGTTTTGCATGTATTGCACGAaatgtatacacgatttaaggttcaaaaacactgtattttccacacaccgtgcatgtttgtatctcctcttgctccgcctctctgaaacacgctgatattttacaaagctatGATTagtcagttaaccagtgcgttgtGATATGTCGAATACTGATGTCGAtttttgggggtgtggttacacgagacgTTAGAGGTAGGTCTGTGTGAGCACTTGCTTTTAGATAGATCACATCtgtaattttacgtgtctaatacatgcatgtgcaacttataacacacatgTTTATATAACCCCTTTAATTCTACACATTAAGTGTCACGAAAGTGGCTGAATATAGTGAATGATAAACAGACCTCCAGGTTTCCTCTGGCCCTCTTCAGCACACCGTAAGTCAGAGACACTGCAGGacacacacagaacaaacaTCAGCGCTCTAATATCACACCTGTCTGAGTGTGAATGTGTAGAATCTTACGCTGGTCTATGATGACACGCTCCATGCCCTCCTTCAGATGATTGGTGGATCTGAGGCGTTTAACAGCTCCAGTGAGCATTCTCTCCTGCTGAGACAAACGACTCTTCAGACGGGAGATCTCACTCCTCAACAGCTCGTCCTGAGTGCAGAAGAGACGTTGTGATCAGCAAGTTTTTATAATTGCAGCTTCCCAGAAGTCTTGGGTTTGTCTTGTAGACATGAAAGTGTGTTACCTGTTGAGTGTGTATGCCGTCTCCTGAGGGCAGCGAGACTCTCCAGAGAAGTTTGAGTAGTCGTGCGGCTTCTTCCAGAACATGCTGCATAGTGTTGACACTTCTGGAGAATCCCTTCATCTGAAACTGATCTAGAACctgatacaaacacacaatgtcTTCATACACCTACAAAACACACCACCAGTgaagtgaagtgtgtgtgttcttacCTTGCTGTTGTCATGTATCTGTGTGTCCAGATCAGCGGTCAGTCTCTGGGCTTCACTCATCTGTTTGCGCAGGGCGTTATAATCTTCTATCAGACCCAGAATGTGACGGCCGCGCCGGTCCGCCCAGAGCCGATGACCCGGTACAAGTCGAGATGGAGCGTGAGACTCGCTGTCTGCTGAACTGTcacaatctaaacacaacacacccAGTTTACGTACGAAGGTTGCCTACGCTAGATTCCACAAATGTTATATAACAGACAGAAAATACTGACCTTGTGCAGGACTGGAGCGGTCTGTGTGCGAGTGAGCAACATCTGATTTACTAGCTCCATCTGAGAAGACGGAAAAAAAACAGTTCAAGTTTTATTgctcttagtttttttttttataggcTGTGCATCGCAGAAGTTTTATCATAAACATGGATTGTGAGCACACAAAAGGTATGTtgcagaggtgtgtgtgtgtttgtacccGTCTTTGTGAGCAGGTAGTTGATGTTAATGGTTGATTTGGGGTCAGAGCGGGACAGTAGTTGTTGTTCTAATCTCAGTCTCAGTGATGTGTTGGTCTGGATGCTTCTTTCTAACTGCACACGCAGCTGTCTGATCTCAGCCAACAGCTCGTTCAGATTCACTGCAGATCCACATTCAGATGCAGAAACTTCTcctgcacacatacacatcagCATCCACATGTTTAATGTCTAAGTAGGCAGCACACTAGGATTTGTAGTACAGCTATCAGATTAAGATTGAAGAGTACATGGCGATGTACATGTGTCTCTGTacgagtctgtgtgtgtacctgtgtgcgtctgtgtggtGTTCTTCATATGTTCTTGCACTTGTAGCTCCACACGCACAGTCTGCAGGAGCTTCTGAGTGTCACACAACTGCTGCTTCTGATGATTGTTCTCACACTGCAAtctaagacacacacaccttaTTAAACAGGGATGATATACTGAGCGTGTGCACGTGTGTAATTTCAAACGCTATACAATTTGCAGTCATTACTAAAACTCATTAACCTATCATTACACAGGCCCTCTGAGAAAGTCACGTGATACATACAAAAACCCCATTcacacacactaactgatcCCATTACTAGTTTGGCTTTCCCAAATCACTTTTGGGATCACATCTGGAAGCATTTGCGTTCACACAGAAGGCACTCTCTGGCAGTTTAACAGCAATTTTCTGGGATCAGTGGTCTGTGTGAATGGGGTTCTGGTAACATTAACGGGATCAGTCACGGAAAGCACCCTGTTTGAACAGAAGGCAGAAACAATGCAGTTAAAGCAGTGTAACGATGACACGCTTCTATAATAAATCGTACATCATTTCTCTatgaaaacaattaaagttaaGCGAGTAATTTTTGTTCGTTAGTTGATGGAAATCTAAAAAATACTATTCCTCTTAAGCTATTCACCAAACATATGGTCAGATCCGAGATTAGCCGGTCTGCTTCTAAACCCAGTTTAAACTTGAAACTACActtctcaaaactaataacacgaAAATACGCTTCAATAAACTTGATGGCTTATCAATTCTGCGCACAGTTTCTGTGCAGACACCGCTAACAGACTAACTCCCAACTTTCACCcgaacatttacaaaaacaatataagAATGATGATCATATACCGAGCTAAGtgtataattgtgttttttatagcattttgtgcaatatgttttattaacaggTTTTTCATTTGATCCGCGTGAGCATATTCTGAAATGCATTGTTTTCCttaaactttgttttaaaaaacttttaatatatttttaaactcaTATTTTTGTACATCTTATTACTGAAAAATGTATACCTCATGCCTTTGTTATTGCAGTTAGGCTATGTTGCAAAAAAACAGgcaaatttttactttacagcGTTCGTTAATCATTTTTTCATTAAGAATCTGTAATTCATGCACGCACACGCACCTGACTCAAGATTCATATCTTTCTTCAACAATAAATTCAAATTCTGGCCAAAATCTGCATGTGTGTCCGTTTTACCTGTTCAGGTTGACCTGTAGTTGACTTCGCTCTTGTTTGAGCGTTTCACACTCTTTTCTGCTCAGCTCCAGTTTAGCTGTTCGTCTGGCCAGAGCCTCTCTGAGACGATCATTCTCCTTCTGTttatctgcacacacacatgatatCTGTATCTGAATACAGCCCTTAAGACATCTGTAaacagagtttgtgtgtgtgtgttataccTCTCGCTCCCTGGTTGAGTTGTTCTTTAAGTGTTTGGTTTTGAGTCAACAGGAAGTGAAGCTCACTGCTGATGTGAGCCTGATCCTCAGAACCAGCGATGAAGATGTTGGTGGCTgctgatcacacacacaaataatgtcaaagaacaaacaaatgcaaacaaataaacatgctCAATTCAAACAAATCAAATCCAACCAATTATTCTGCATgtactgtgtgtgcatgtgtaccCGAGTCTTTCTCAGCCTCCAGTAATTTTCTCTCTAACTGTTCTCGGAGTCTCTCATTGGTTCTGATGGTTTCTTCAAGGCGCTGGCGCAGCATTCTGATCTCATGCAAATGTTCGGACAACAGGTCTACACgacagaaagataaaaaaacaattctgcatTCACCTACCGTGATGTCAATATTTGAATTTTAATCAAATGACAATTATCAAGCGTCACTATCAGTAAATCACAGGTGAGCTCTACCAGAGTTGATGTTCTTGCCGTCTGATGTGTTCTGCTGCGCTGTTGGTCTGTCTGTCATGTGTTTCTGTGGGCTGTGTTTCAGGATGGAGCGTGTCAGGTCCAGTTCACTGTGAAGTGTTGCATTCAGCTCCTCGCTGCTTCTTAACTGTTCCTGCAGACGACCGTTTTCCCGTTGCAGCATTAGGACACTCCCATCTCCACCTTCAGACACGCCCACATCGAAAGACACGCCTACGGCTCCTGACCTCTGACCTGGTAACGCATCAGCATTGTTTGCCTTCAGACCTGTGGGAGGTGATGAGAAATCATTACAACGAAACCCACTAAGGAGAGAATATTGTTTCTGCTTTTCTGCTTTATTATTTCTCTCCGCCCACCCGGCCTTGCTTACATTCGCAAAgaaatgacatcacattttaaatgaaagattcctgtaacattttctttataacATTCACTGTTAATGTAAGAAAAATGAGGAAACTGATTTCATGTTAACTTGAATTTTGTATAACGACGCTTTCCAAAGATCACACATCATCTTCTCATATAAACGTTAAACCTAATCTGAAATTCACAACAGCACGCAAACAATGCCACTCAAATACACTGACAGCAGCGGTGATTTTTACCTTCCTGTTTCTTGGCTTTCAGTACGGTCCTCAATCTCCTGTGAGAGATGCCGTCATACATCACAACCCGCTCGCTCATCTCTAGATCTACTGCTAACCCAGACCTGATCTCACTATAAAGCTTTTAAGATGCCCATAAAAAGCAAAATCTCTCCATTTGATCTTTGCATGACACTAAACCCAAGCTCATCAtggatgtgtgtgcatgtgtgtgttcagagCTCTAAAAGGCTGTCAGGAGAGAAGATTAACGCTGGATACTGAATAATGTATCTGTATGAGCCGGTAACAGGACACTGGCCTCCACTAACTGCTGAACAAGAACACTCTCACAGGAGACAAAAGAACGACAGCACATTTAATAAGAGAAAGATGTGGTGCTTAGTCTGCTTAAAACTAAATGCCACAAACGCATCGAATTTAGGCGCTCAGAACGCAAGATCTCTGCATATCCTCAAACAGATCTGGAAATCATGTGAATCTAATgatcaatatatttataaattcaaaataaaagaagacattttgaagaacgttggtcaccatcaacactgaaccccactgacttccactgtataaacacaaaccaccgagacgtttctcaaaatatcttattttgtgttccactgaagaaacttTGAATAACACGTGGAATTTTCATTCTGAGCAAACAATCCATTTAACTAAAACATGCAACTTTATAACTCCTCCTGTGATCCATGTAAGCAGATtcataaacatgatttattttggtACCTGTGAGAGTTCTGTTGGGGGTTTGGCTGCGGAGAGCGGGAGGGCTGCCGTGGAAGGAGCTGGTGCCATCATTGGACAGTCGGTCACTCATCTCAGAGTCTGAGAACTGCTGCATTGTGGGAACTTGTGAGTGTAGTTGTTTCTGCAGAGCTTGAATGAGCCGGTCTTTCTCCTGCAGTTCTGCAGACAGTCTGTCACCAACCACATACACGCATTATTAAACAATCACAGCAAACAAAAGCAAGAGCGGAGTAAAACAAttcataataaacacagatgtgtTGTTGTAAGGTGACACAACGAGGCTGAATTCTGATTCACATGCTGCTACTTCACACATGTTTTGAGTAATCGGGACATCCGACTGCATCATAAAATAGCACCAGATTGGGTGCCAGATGTGCTCTGTAGTGTGAAGATCTAAAATAGCACCACATCACACCATGCAAGCATTGGCACTATAACGTTTGACGAACTAACAGTCACTTTTGTACAGATAGTCACCTGAAAACACCCTAAAGAGCCATGTGTATGGCTGGAAAACGCAATGTGTCTATGAAAGATTGTTATCTGAGAGAGATCTCACACACTCCACAGCACACAGACCCTTCACAAATACCACTCACTGGGCAATATAATGCTGTGTGCTAATAGCAAGATTCCTGTTCTGCCTGCACAAATAAACCATCTGCAGATGCTGCTGTTCTCTGTCGCCCTCCAGCTGAGAGCGCAGGTACTGCAGCTCCTCCCAAACCCATTCACATTCACTGTCAGGAGAGAGCCAAACACTCGCACATCAAACATCCCCAGACTTCatcatgagtgtgtgtgcatttcaTTCCTCTCGTGTAACAATCACAGGAATGTTTCCTTGAGATTTCTTCAGCtgtgtgtttagtttttgtgatattaatgCGGTTCATTCCTATTAGGTTATGGGTGGATCCCATGCAACATATCTACACTGATAAAAGACGGTACAGATTGACAAACTGTAAGTCACTGTTAgaaaaaaagcgtctgctgaatgaaTAAATGGCAGTGTAGTAGATGCGGATGTGCTTACCCAAGGGCCATCTCTGACTCCGCCCCCTCCTCATTCTCTATGCCACCAACCCCTGTAgaataacacaaaacatacacaaacgcTAAGcagtatgtaaaaataaatgcctCTTGTAGGAAACTATATAAGTGCATACTTTATACTTTCAGAGCTAGCATGCACCATGCACTTTTTCTGTCTCTATGTGAATTCTTGTGTCTGACATGGCTCacattctttgtgtttttttctgtgtatgtgtgtgtttaccctGTTCAAGTTTCTCCAGCAGACTCAGACTGCGGTCGAGTCTCTCTCCGAGCTGAGTTCCCTGAGCAGCGTGAGTCTCGCTGGGCTGAAGTAACTCCTCCAGAGCTCCTCTGAGCTCCAGCAGCTGTTTACGCTGTTCTACACCCAAACCACGAGACACGCGGATCTGTTCCCTCAGCTCGCACAACTCCCGAGCCTGAGACTGGACCAGAGACTCGATTCTACAGCGCGAGAGAAACACTTTATACAACACAGTCATGTCAACAGAGAATACTTCCTCAATGTTTGATGATGATTACCTAGACGGAGATCCTGATTGGCTGTTTCTGCTCAGGCTTCTGCTCAggcttctctctttctccagctCAGAGTTGAGTTGGGCGATCTGATCCTTCATCATCTTTCTATCTTCTTCATCACCTCCggtgaggtcagaggtcacgcTCAGGAGCTCGGATGATAAAGATTTCTTGCGCAGCTGTTGCTGGAGGTGCTGGATGGTTCTTTGCTGCTCTTCCACCTGCGCTCTGAGCCTCTGGAGGTGCTGATGGAGGAGGGCGGGGTCAGCGTTAGGGTCGATGAGGTCAGAAGGACAGGGTCGAGGGGAGCTCAGCCCCGGAGAGCTTGGGTACGAGGGGCTGGATGCTGTAGTGTCAGGAGAAAACCTGTCCCGATTCCTCTGCAGCTCAGGAGACAGAACAGGAACCAGCCGCAGGACACAGTCCACGTCTGAGAGCGACGAGAGATAAATATTcaagcaaacaaacatgatttaagTTAATAACAGCAATATTACCCATGATACCTGTTATGAGGCACGCCAgctgttatcatgtttttaacaAGGTTACAGTAAGAATCCACATTAGTTGAATTATTATGAATCCCATCCGAAGCAACATAGTTTGGTCATGCAGAGAAATGATGCAAACTTCAACAAACCGTGTTAATGCAAACCCAACACTCGTGTGCAGACGAACAGACAGAATGAGATTAAGATGTCGACTatattttgggttgaactattTCTTTACCCATCCACAGTGTTATTTCATTCACCATCGGTCTCGCCATGCAAAATAAGAAAGCATATTTCTTATCCGAGGAGATCTTTGAGAGCTCATTCCGTACAGAAACCCTGCCATGCAAAGGAAGCCAGCCAATCACGTTGGAGTGTTTCCTCCCTGTCTACCTGTGCTActtccttcctctctctccGTCTCACTCTTCCCACTCGTTTCGTACCCAAGGTCCTGCGCCTCCACCTGCACCCCTTTATCATCCCGTTCACCAGAGGGCGCTAGAGCACACAGGAAGGAGTGAGAACAGCAGTAATATGCTGTCGTAGTATTCACAACcataataaaaaagcatttttgttgAGCTGTTTTTGTTTGAACAATGCGTTGTGAGATGCTTGGTGTTGTTGATTGAATCTAGATCAGCCGGTATGTTTGAGAACGAGTgaaaattcacaaataaaatcGTTCGCTGTCCATTCACAGTCaaaggaaacaaaaatgtaagcacAACTCTGGTTTTGTGGGGTTGTGTTCTTGCGTGTTCTCACCTTTGCACTGATCagtttgtttgtctttatttgaGCCGTGCACAGCGATGACGGACTGAGCCATCGCCAGCTTCTCCTCTAACTTCCGACACGCCCTCTGTCTTTCCTTCAGGGCCTTCTGCAAACTTTGGATATGTGCGTCCCTCTCGATAGGGTCATTTTCAGGTGCTTCTCCACCTCCTCCACGCCCATTGAGTTTACATTCAAGCTCCTCCTCTAGTTTATTGATATTCTGAAAACCGTCCGTATGAAGTTTAAGAATCCTCAACAGGTTGTTGTAAAGATTCTGTCTCGAGGGCTTCAGTAAAGTACTTTGGTGTGATGGTTTGGAGCTGTACTGGTCCTCTTGTCCCTGTTGAATGGGTGTGCTCGTCTTTTGTTGGTGTCTCTCGGTGCCTGGTGAGCCCTCGAGAGATTCTCTCTCCAGGAAGGCGCGCTGCAGTCTGTCCAGCCACTGCTTTAACTCTGGATTGGGCGAGTTCGCCCGAGAATGGTTTTGGCTTGAGCAGACGTCTGCGAGAGACTGGGTGGCACCTTCAGCGGCTCTGATGCACTCAGACAGACAATCTGTAAGCTGACGATGTTGCCATGATGGGATTTTTTCTTCTTGTGGCCTGTGAGTGTAACTCCCCTCCAGACCCATGAGGGCGCCGTTGTGTTTGCTAGTTTCACTAAAGTCAACTGACTCTGAAGTCCTGAGCTTTTCCTGCTGCTCTGCATTCATCCTGCACGGCTGCAGCTCTTTCAGGCTGTGAGTTTCCCCTGATGGCCTCACGGATCCATCCACATTCTGCTTAGAAGTTCTGACTTGTTTAATCAGGTCCTCTAACCTCTCACAAACAACCTGAGGATCTACTTGCCCAAAGGTTTGGCTTGTTGCGTCCACACCGCCGAGTGACATGATTGCGGACTCCGCCGTGTTCAAGCACTCCAACATCCGAGCGTTGAGTCCGTCTTTCTCTTCAACATCCTTCTGAAGTTCTGCACACCTTTGCTGCCACGACACGTCTCCCGTCTGACCCAGACCGCACTCGGAGTCCAAGCTACACGCGGTGAGGTAGGCGATGGTGGACTCTGCTGCCTGCAGGGCCTCCAGGTATTCTCGGTTGAGCCTGTCCTTCTCTTGTAGCTGGACCTGAAGCTCCTCCCACTCCTGGACTTGTTGCTGCAGGCAGGAGATAAGCTCCTCCTTCTCCTGGCATTCCTGATTCAGCAGCTCTAACTGCAGCATGAGCTCGGAGTCAAGATTCAGGTCTGTGTTTTGTCCAGCGTCAGCCTTCGGTTTCAGTCCTGCGGTTGGACTTTTGGAGTCTTTGACTTCATCCAAGTCAAGGTGTTGGTGCTGTGCGGATTTTGAAGATGTCTTGCTGTCAGAGGTGTAGTCTGACTCTTCAGCTGCCCTCAGGTCACGGCGCCAAGGGTTGACGTGGTCCGACATCACCTCGCTCAGATCCTCAGAACTCTGCCCGGAGCTTTTACTGGGTCGCACAGGAACCGGAAGCCGTGATTTGACATATGCCTGTAACAAACACACGTGAGAAACTCATTTTGCCAGCACACAGACATTTGGAAAGAATAAGTTTGACACTTACTGCATGTCTGGCCATGTGTTGCTTCCTGCTAAGTTTGGTGGATTGTCCCTGaattttctcttctttctcctgtgtttctttcttttctttctgtttgcTCTCTTTCACCTGTTGCTGCTTCTCGGAGGTCTCGGAGTGTCTCTGTGAATCTTTAGTTTCCGTACGCACTCCTTCCATCTCAGTGGCAATGTTGACGTTCAGCTCTGTGTTGAAGTGACCTTTGGCTGATTTCTGCTGGAGCTGCTCTTTAAGTAGTCGGATGATCTTTCTGTGACTTTTGGCTTCCGAGCGGAGCGTCTTGACGGTTTGCTTTAGGTCTCCATGGCTGTCGCTTTCTCCGGAACTCTCAGCGCTTTCTTTTGAGTCAGTGGCGTGTTCCTCCTTCAAAAGTCCACGGAGCTCAGCCGCTTCTGAGCGCAGTTTGGCCACTTGCCCTCTACAAATTGCAGCGAGTAGCTTTAACTTGATATATAAGCAAAGCAACAATGTGAATACATATTTATCCTGAACATACCTGAGCTGAGAGACTGACTCCGCCCCACAGTCTGTGAGGAGCAACCTCAATTCTGCCTTTTCAGGTTCGTCCCTTAGCATTCTGGAAGTTGGTGGTACTGCATCTTGATCTCTCAGCGACGTCAGATGACCTTCACCATAACAATCTTCCTCATTACATTTCTCCTTGAAAATCAACAACACATGGGACAACAGTGAAACACAGGACTCagacacaacacaaatacaaaattgcATTGAGTTTAGCATTTCACACAGACTTGTTGAGGTTCTTGAGAAGGGTTTATTCCATAAAATGGTACGTACCTTCACATTTGGATGTTCATCTTTAGCGGCAGGTGGCTGCTTTCCCTGTGTTTGCTACAGTAATGGGATGTTTGATGACATATGacttaacaacataaaatgtCAATGGAACAGAATATAAAGAAAGCACACGATAAAGGCAGGATGGGGCGACTGCAGGTGATGGTGGGTAAGAAAACGAGCCAGAAAGACAGAAAGGAGATAACGGGGGTTAgcaggaaagagagagacagaacgaGTGGAAGAAAACgtgtataaacaaacacactcattcagcagacaaacacatcagagaaacTCTTCTAGAAAGTTCAAGCCAACTAATGTTAGTAAAAGAGAGATTCAATGACGGGCGTGAGGTCAATCATACACTAATATAATGCAAAACCACATAATAGGTTTTAGGTAAATGGTCAGGGGTTAAAAAGAGTATGAAAATGAACCCCTTTCAATAACATTCACCTTTGTACATTTTCCAAAGAACAAGACATATGATTGGACAAAAactcatataaaaaaaaaccttcAATACCTTAGTAGGAGTTGAAAGGTTGATGAGGTCTGGTTCTGTCTGAGAGTCGTCTGGATGATTACCCACAATGTCCTTCTCCATAGGTACCAACTTCTTTTGTAGTTCAGCGTTTACTGCCTGTAGCTCCAAGATCTGAACGTGTGAGTAAAAATTTCAATGTAATATGCAGAGCTCCTTAGGAGACTAGAGgaaccattacatttttatttggtgtAGATTTCTGTGCATCACAAAGTAACTCACC encodes:
- the cdk5rap2 gene encoding LOW QUALITY PROTEIN: CDK5 regulatory subunit-associated protein 2 (The sequence of the model RefSeq protein was modified relative to this genomic sequence to represent the inferred CDS: inserted 2 bases in 1 codon), with translation MDSVVGEDQTLPFDINMSISRLPESLNGSNFNMDNISVPLFSEQRMSPAKALTMKDYENQITALKKENFNLKLRIYFLEERVQQKCDDSTEDIYKTNIELKVEVESMKRDLAEKQELLVSASKALESLANRGVDDGRAQTRREMDSLREAFNARIQELEESLNAAQEELENMAIIAEREKLKNLGLEKELQAGNQSKPSGDSDFAPERLKELQQVLQQKESVIQQLQVSLKDQDAMIGELRRNSSDKPIAEQVAQFNSLIGQKDKQLQTLTEHLERERENAERDKQMCIETQTALNRLEQKTKQLTEELKTAKSNSQQLYHTLEETERDKKALSDELQEREGELGAEKKNSLKRDKTIQGLSLVLKEKEKEIEDLSRDLEERDQALAKAREALHKAKVQKYQGDEDQQSLLLEQQAELSRLHTEARSSSLELQRLQRVLGNRDSELVLLQQARGQLEQELEQLQQQKKKGDKTINDLQNQLKKLNGALADRENALEQQHLEQQEQSRASEQKLQNAIERLAANLNHKDQQLQDYMNMVKDLEKNRNQEGGDAMVAKLRARLKEKEKALEEALDDKFAVVEEKENEMHLLKLSLREKERDVERLNNLLLHNEETINSFDALVKERDLELQQLLNSLKNLQRCKDETEENLQRALREKDSIIQHLQQALDNKTKDLEEMANTVLSQSESQGRELAEQMSQRLKVAEVMLSEAVKHRERLVSENQSAVVNLLATISSKDQLLRVLKHTHSYSXSRMDDTDGNVLTSPNVCLYVQESAEHHTQALSDCAAELQDLRKQLADMQLQLRNAQRLSATATQEGHTGIAELRAMLSEKDAFINKLLQRGQDKERILLEMRSGEAPPPQVLELRQTIQVLQEQLTEREAELSKRYSEEMLDQTAVNKKTSVVLKKELAQKTEALNAALKRENQLKISLAELQSTLSELQARLDGQTANIESLSSTLNTKEEIINELHQRLAQRGDGRLPLTRDQATQPGVTEPSLSSLPQRESTLIGGDSQREDLPSLSDVLAEQVELNRALRAEQHLYSNLIRALKQHDSVERLQALQLELTAVSLLRQQLEDGVQMNEKLRDELQREIHRAKLTEGSNPSELESVRDALEEAQRWNASLQARLGQIQNRGGGVGQANDSVDTMSLFGEQTSYMSICLGEGPEEELQHLTVEQLSLKILELQAVNAELQKKLVPMEKDIVGNHPDDSQTEPDLINLSTPTKQTQGKQPPAAKDEHPNVKEKCNEEDCYGEGHLTSLRDQDAVPPTSRMLRDEPEKAELRLLLTDCGAESVSQLRGQVAKLRSEAAELRGLLKEEHATDSKESAESSGESDSHGDLKQTVKTLRSEAKSHRKIIRLLKEQLQQKSAKGHFNTELNVNIATEMEGVRTETKDSQRHSETSEKQQQVKESKQKEKKETQEKEEKIQGQSTKLSRKQHMARHAAYVKSRLPVPVRPSKSSGQSSEDLSEVMSDHVNPWRRDLRAAEESDYTSDSKTSSKSAQHQHLDLDEVKDSKSPTAGLKPKADAGQNTDLNLDSELMLQLELLNQECQEKEELISCLQQQVQEWEELQVQLQEKDRLNREYLEALQAAESTIAYLTACSLDSECGLGQTGDVSWQQRCAELQKDVEEKDGLNARMLECLNTAESAIMSLGGVDATSQTFGQVDPQVVCERLEDLIKQVRTSKQNVDGSVRPSGETHSLKELQPCRMNAEQQEKLRTSESVDFSETSKHNGALMGLEGSYTHRPQEEKIPSWQHRQLTDCLSECIRAAEGATQSLADVCSSQNHSRANSPNPELKQWLDRLQRAFLERESLEGSPGTERHQQKTSTPIQQGQEDQYSSKPSHQSTLLKPSRQNLYNNLLRILKLHTDGFQNINKLEEELECKLNGRGGGGEAPENDPIERDAHIQSLQKALKERQRACRKLEEKLAMAQSVIAVHGSNKDKQTDQCKAPSGERDDKGVQVEAQDLGYETSGKSETEREEGSSTDVDCVLRLVPVLSPELQRNRDRFSPDTTASSPSYPSSPGLSSPRPCPSDLIDPNADPALLHQHLQRLRAQVEEQQRTIQHLQQQLRKKSLSSELLSVTSDLTGGDEEDRKMMKDQIAQLNSELEKERSLSRSLSRNSQSGSPSRIESLVQSQARELCELREQIRVSRGLGVEQRKQLLELRGALEELLQPSETHAAQGTQLGERLDRSLSLLEKLEQGVGGIENEEGAESEMALGLSAELQEKDRLIQALQKQLHSQVPTMQQFSDSEMSDRLSNDGTSSFHGSPPALRSQTPNRTLTGLKANNADALPGQRSGAVGVSFDVGVSEGGDGSVLMLQRENGRLQEQLRSSEELNATLHSELDLTRSILKHSPQKHMTDRPTAQQNTSDGKNINSDLLSEHLHEIRMLRQRLEETIRTNERLREQLERKLLEAEKDSAATNIFIAGSEDQAHISSELHFLLTQNQTLKEQLNQGARDKQKENDRLREALARRTAKLELSRKECETLKQERSQLQVNLNRLQCENNHQKQQLCDTQKLLQTVRVELQVQEHMKNTTQTHTGEVSASECGSAVNLNELLAEIRQLRVQLERSIQTNTSLRLRLEQQLLSRSDPKSTININYLLTKTDGASKSDVAHSHTDRSSPAQDCDSSADSESHAPSRLVPGHRLWADRRGRHILGLIEDYNALRKQMSEAQRLTADLDTQIHDNSKVLDQFQMKGFSRSVNTMQHVLEEAARLLKLLWRVSLPSGDGIHTQQDELLRSEISRLKSRLSQQERMLTGAVKRLRSTNHLKEGMERVIIDQLSLTYGVLKRARGNLECNYLKALQVEGRPTEWPVTNEQTVVPSGPQCEAERDSASSSLKLLEMLD